TAACACTGGTCGCTGCCGAAGTTCGCCGCGAGTTTGAAATCCAGTGCCAAAAATTCATTGCTGAAAACCACCTGCAGCTTGATATGTCCAGTGACAAGTGGACGCTGTTCCACAGGCACGGGCCGTCCCTGCACCGGGAAACCATTGATTTTACAGGAATTCGTTCACCTTCCCTGCGGCTTGAAATCAAGTATTTCATGAAGCACAGATATTACAGCATCACCGCCGACAAAGACCGTGCCATTACTACCTTAGCGTACGCGACCAATCTGCTCACAGATAACAATCCAAGTATTCGTTTTTTCGCGGATGTGGATGATGTTGATGTCCGGTCGCTGTACATGAGCATGGAGCGCAGATATGGACAAACAGCCGGAGGAAAGTCGGTATCCAATATCATGAGGGTTTTCAGCATTTTGTCGGTACTCATGGAATATCTGATGAGCAATCATCGGGATGAAGCAATGCGCAGCCCCGTTCCACACGACAACCCCTTTTCCCGTTACCGGTTTCATAACGCAAAGGACTACAAGGTACGGACCGCCGCCATTCCGGAGGCTGTTGCGGAGCAGATCGATGCGCATCTGGATGAACTTGACCCGGTGCAGGCTCTGCTGTACCGGATTTTCTCTGCCACAGGCATGCGTATGAAGGAGGTGCTTTTTCTGGAGGCCGACTGTCTGGAACCGTCACAGTATGAGGGTGTTGTCCAACTTAAGTACAAGCAGTACAAAACCCTGACCGCCAGACGGAAGGCCGGTGTGCCGGATTATCACAGAGTGCTCATCCTGAAAGCATTGGCAGATGAAATCTCCGGACAGATTCACAAAACGAAAGAGTGGCGGAAGGAACTTGGCGTGCCGTATCTGTTTGTCAACAAGCGGCCGAATTTTCGGGCCAGCATGATCAGTATGAGCAATTATCTGCTGGTCATCAACAGGCTCATTGAAAAATATGACCTCCGTGATGAAAACGGCCGGCTATGGCATTTTACCAGCAAACAGCAGCGCAAAACACTGACGGTTACCCTGATTGAAAACGGAGCGTCCGTGGATGAGCTTGCTTACTGGCTCGGACATCTTAGCAGAAACACTGCCTCAAATTACTACGCCGAAGTCCGGAAAATGAAGCTGGCTGAGCTCAATACAAGCTTCTTCCGGGAAAAATTCGATCTTCTGCTATCGGATGAACAGCTTGCGGAGTACACAGAGGAAGAACGCAGGCTGTTGTATATGGATTTCCGACTGGAACAACGGCGGGTGGAGTTTGGATTCTGCCTGAAAAAGCTGGCCGATGGCGGCTGTACAAGCAGGAGCAGCCTGATCAACTGTGTAAACTGCAAAAATCTTTGTACAGGACCCAAGTATCTTCCGTACTGGCAGAGTCTCATGAACGGACAGCGCGAGGTTGTGAACAGCCTCCTCGCCGCTTATGCTGAGGCTGGTATTACGGACTATGAGGAATTCAGAGAATACAGACAGGCAACATTCCTTCTTAACTGCTATGAAAACATTGTAAACGCCATAGAAGGAGGTGCCTCGGTATGAATCTTCCGCAATACAAATACATCGAAAACTACGACGAGCAGCAAAAGAGCCGGTACTTTGCCCTTTTGCCGCAGCTTGGCAGCAATATTCACTTCGATGAGGACACATGGGTGTGTGACAAACGAATGCGAAGTGCGGCGGAGCCGAAGAATTACATGAACATCTACTTTTCTGCCGTTCCATCTGCTTACAAAGAAATGGTGAAATACTATTCACTCCTGCGGCTGCTGCATGGTGATACGGTCAGAACGATCCGGTCAAGGATAGCCCGTCTGGTTCCATTCTTGAAGTTCCTGGCCGCAGCCTGCTCGGCCCCCCTGCTTTCGGGCTGTGACATACGGACGGCTTCAAGGCTGAAAGAGCATCTGGATGCATCCAGCCTGGCGGACAGTACCATACGGGACATCTGGCGCGAGGCAGGTTCTCTGTTTCGCATGATGAACGGGTTTGACGGGGTACCCTGCAAAAATCCTTTTGCCTGCAATCCATATGCGCGAGCTGAAAAGCTGGACTCCAAATATATCCCGGATAAGGTGGCTGAAAAGCTGGACGGTATCTTCCGGCAAGAAGAAATAGATCTGCACATCCGGTGTATTTACTGGCTGCTGCGGCTCATTCCGTCCCGGATATCCGAAGTGCTGGCCATGGCAATCGACTGCGTAAAGCCGTACAACGGGAATTTCGTTCTCTTTATCCCAACATGGAAGCAGAACGGAGGCAACATGGAACCGATCCTGCGTTCTGTCCACATTGAGGATACGGGGATTGCCGGATATCTTCTGGATTTGCTTCGGGCACAACAGACAGTAGCCGAGAAATTGCAGGAGCATTTGCCTGAAAACAAACGCGGTTGTCTTTTTACCTATCGGAGGGTGCTTCATTACAAAAACGGCACGGCTTCTCAGCCGGGCAGGGTTCAAAGTGTCTGTCCTGCCGTTGTGGACTACCATTTCAAAAGAATTTGTGAGCAGTACGGCGTCCTGGATGAAAATGGGGAGGTCTACAACCTGACATCCCATCAATTCCGCCACAACGGAATTACCGACCGGCTGGAAGCAGGCTTCACGCTGGAACAGATTGCCGACATGACGGGCCACCACGGAAACGCCATGATATGGAACGCCTATTCCCATCTGGATTTAAAGCCTAAGACCATCCTGCAAAAGCAGCGGTATGTTTTGAATGAGCCAAAGCCGCCGGATAATCCATATATCCTGTTCGGCGGACGAATTCTCCATATGGAGGAAATGCTTGAAAAGCGGCTGCTTAAAAACCTCCGGGCCCATAAGGTTCCGGGAGGCATCTGCGGCGACGTTACCGGATGCAAAAGCGATATGTGGGATTGTCTTGAGTGCGGGCATTTTATCCCGGACAGAGATCAGCTTTCCTATTTCGAGGAACAAGCGTCCGCATGGCGCAGCAAAGCAGACCGTTTCTCGGATTTCCCGGCCATTCACGCCAATGCGTTGAGAAACGCGGATTTATTTGAGAGGATCGCAGCCAAACTGCTGGGAGGTGAGAAAGATGAATAGCAAAGTACCCAAGGAGCTTATTGCCCGGCAGGAGCACCAGCGCCAAACCACGGTCAATACTGTCCTGAGAGCAATTTCAGAGCTTCGGGCCGAAGGGCACAGGCTGACGATTAAGAATCTTATGGACTATACCGGATTGTCGCGGTCTGTTTTCGGCAAAAAGCATATCCGGGCTGTTTTGGTCAGTCAGGGAATTGTAGCCGCAGAAGCTTGCGGAGCAGAGCGCACGCCGCCTAAATCCACTGTTCAACAACGAATGAAGCAAAAGCTTGAGGAAAAGGAACAACAGATTCGTCGGCTAACCGAAGAAAATACCGCTTTGAAAAGTGAATGCGAACTGCTAAGGGGCAAGTTGTATCTCCTGATGCAGCGGCAGTCACTGGAGTAGAAAACCGATTCTATTTTCACTGAAATATTTAACACGATTAAACTATGAGGTTTGGTCGTGTTTTTTATTTAAAAATCAAAAATGAAAGAAGGAATTTATCTTGAAAAACAAGCATATTCAGTTTACCATTCTCGCACCACCGACAACCGCATACTTTAATCGTGTCAATCGACCGTGCAGAAAAGTTCTCCCGACCTTAAAGGAGCGCATCCAGGAGATGTTCAATTATGCAGGCTAATCTGCTGCTCTTTATGCAGGGCGGCATTTTTATTGCCCTGCTTTTGGCGGCATCTGTCATCGATATCAAAAAGAGGATTATCCCCGACACTATCTGCCTGTTTATTGCTTTCACCGGACTGATCTGCTTCGAGCCGGTGAAGCTGTTCGGCGTACTGGCAGCTCTGCCGCTCCTGCTTGCCGCGCTTGTTTGGGGTGGCCTTGGGGGCGGGGACATCAAGCTCATGGCGGCATCGGGTATTGTCCTCGGTTTCATAGGAAGCATTGCGGCCATGGTCATTGGACTTACCGCCATGCTTCTTTTTTATGTTTTCCATGCCATAGTCCAAAGACTGCGCGGGAGGGAATGCCTAAAAGCATACCCTCTTGCGCCTTTTCTATCTATCGGCTGTATCGCCATATATTTCATGAATACAGGAGGAATCACCCTATGAGCTTTCTAAAAAACAGAACCGTACTTGGTGTCATCTGCATTGTGCTGTCTCTTTTGATTTGCTTTGTGGTAGCGCCGCTTTTTAACTCCAGTATCTCCCAAAAAACGGACATTGTCCGTGTCATCAAAGATATCAAAGCCGGAGATCAGATCACCAGGGAGATGCTGAAGATTGTGGAGGTCGGCAGCTACAACCTGCCGAAAAACGTAGTCAAAGATGTGGATACGGCTATCGGGAAATATGCTGCGGCTGATATGGCTGCAGGCGACTACATCTTAAGCTCCAAGCTCACCGATGTGCCTGCGGCAGAAAATGCCTATCTTTACCACCTCGATGGTGAAAAGCAGGCCATCTCCGTGACGCTCAAAAGTTTCGCCACCGGTCTGTCCGGCAAGCTGGCTACTGGCGACATCGTATCAGTCATCGCTCCCGACTACAAAAAGCGAGGCACGACCGTCATCCCTGCAGAGCTTAAGTATGTGGAGGTTATCGCCGTTACGGCTAACACCGGCTACGATACTGACACCGGCGGACAGCGGGGGAATGAGGATGAAAAGCAGCTCCCAAGCACCGTCACCCTTCTGGCATCGCCGGAGCAATCAAAAATCCTTGCCGAGCTGGAGGCGGACGGCAAGCTGCACCTGTCCCTCGTGTACCGGGGCAGCAAGGAGAATGCCGCCAAGTTTATTGAGGCACAGGACAAGGTAATCGAGGAATTGTATCCCTCTGCCAAGGTGCAAACAGCAGAAGAAAAAACAGAGTCAACCGGGGCAGAGAATACCGGAAATATAAAACCCGACACGCCAAAGGAGGGAGAATAAATGCTTAATTTTATCAAAGGCAGCATTTTCTCCCGAAACACCGGTGTTAAGGCGCAGGCTGCGGAAGCGGAAAAGGATGTTCAGGTGCTGGCCGTATGGGGCAGCCCCTCCTCTGGCAAGACCACCGTCAGTGTCAAGCTGGCCAAGCATCTGGCAGACAAAAAGCGCAATGTAGTGCTGCTTTTATGTGACATGACCGCGCCCATGCTGCCCTGCATCTGTCCGCCCTCTGACCTTGAATGGGAACGGTCGCTGGGCAGTATTCTGGCTGCAACCCATGTGACGGATACCCTGATCAAACAGAACTGCATCACCCATAAGAAAATCAGCTATTTAACCCTAATCGGCATGCTCAAGGGAGAGAATGTGTTCACCTACCCGCCCTATAACGCGGAGCTTGCCACAGAATTGCTCGATCATCTGCGGGATATTGCGCCATACGTTATCATCGACTGCAGCAGCTATATCGCCAACGACATCCTCTCTGCTGTTGCCCTCATGGAAGCGGACTCGGTACTGCGTCTGGTCAATTGCGATCTCAAATCAATCAGCTACCTTTCATCCCAGCTCCCGCTCTTAAAAGACAACAAATGGGATGCGGATAAGCAGTACAAGGTTGCAAGCAATGTAAAGACCAATCAAGCCAGCGAACATATTGAACAGGTGCTGGGCAATGTGGTGTTCAAGATACCCCACTCCGATGAGCTGGAGAATCAAGCTCTTGCCGGGGATTTATTCCGGGACCTGGTGCTCAAGGACA
Above is a window of Desulfitibacter alkalitolerans DSM 16504 DNA encoding:
- a CDS encoding tyrosine-type recombinase/integrase, giving the protein TLVAAEVRREFEIQCQKFIAENHLQLDMSSDKWTLFHRHGPSLHRETIDFTGIRSPSLRLEIKYFMKHRYYSITADKDRAITTLAYATNLLTDNNPSIRFFADVDDVDVRSLYMSMERRYGQTAGGKSVSNIMRVFSILSVLMEYLMSNHRDEAMRSPVPHDNPFSRYRFHNAKDYKVRTAAIPEAVAEQIDAHLDELDPVQALLYRIFSATGMRMKEVLFLEADCLEPSQYEGVVQLKYKQYKTLTARRKAGVPDYHRVLILKALADEISGQIHKTKEWRKELGVPYLFVNKRPNFRASMISMSNYLLVINRLIEKYDLRDENGRLWHFTSKQQRKTLTVTLIENGASVDELAYWLGHLSRNTASNYYAEVRKMKLAELNTSFFREKFDLLLSDEQLAEYTEEERRLLYMDFRLEQRRVEFGFCLKKLADGGCTSRSSLINCVNCKNLCTGPKYLPYWQSLMNGQREVVNSLLAAYAEAGITDYEEFREYRQATFLLNCYENIVNAIEGGASV
- a CDS encoding tyrosine-type recombinase/integrase, whose amino-acid sequence is MNLPQYKYIENYDEQQKSRYFALLPQLGSNIHFDEDTWVCDKRMRSAAEPKNYMNIYFSAVPSAYKEMVKYYSLLRLLHGDTVRTIRSRIARLVPFLKFLAAACSAPLLSGCDIRTASRLKEHLDASSLADSTIRDIWREAGSLFRMMNGFDGVPCKNPFACNPYARAEKLDSKYIPDKVAEKLDGIFRQEEIDLHIRCIYWLLRLIPSRISEVLAMAIDCVKPYNGNFVLFIPTWKQNGGNMEPILRSVHIEDTGIAGYLLDLLRAQQTVAEKLQEHLPENKRGCLFTYRRVLHYKNGTASQPGRVQSVCPAVVDYHFKRICEQYGVLDENGEVYNLTSHQFRHNGITDRLEAGFTLEQIADMTGHHGNAMIWNAYSHLDLKPKTILQKQRYVLNEPKPPDNPYILFGGRILHMEEMLEKRLLKNLRAHKVPGGICGDVTGCKSDMWDCLECGHFIPDRDQLSYFEEQASAWRSKADRFSDFPAIHANALRNADLFERIAAKLLGGEKDE
- a CDS encoding DUF6262 family protein, which codes for MNSKVPKELIARQEHQRQTTVNTVLRAISELRAEGHRLTIKNLMDYTGLSRSVFGKKHIRAVLVSQGIVAAEACGAERTPPKSTVQQRMKQKLEEKEQQIRRLTEENTALKSECELLRGKLYLLMQRQSLE
- a CDS encoding DUF6133 family protein; protein product: MKNKHIQFTILAPPTTAYFNRVNRPCRKVLPTLKERIQEMFNYAG
- a CDS encoding prepilin peptidase; its protein translation is MQANLLLFMQGGIFIALLLAASVIDIKKRIIPDTICLFIAFTGLICFEPVKLFGVLAALPLLLAALVWGGLGGGDIKLMAASGIVLGFIGSIAAMVIGLTAMLLFYVFHAIVQRLRGRECLKAYPLAPFLSIGCIAIYFMNTGGITL
- the cpaB gene encoding Flp pilus assembly protein CpaB, producing MSFLKNRTVLGVICIVLSLLICFVVAPLFNSSISQKTDIVRVIKDIKAGDQITREMLKIVEVGSYNLPKNVVKDVDTAIGKYAAADMAAGDYILSSKLTDVPAAENAYLYHLDGEKQAISVTLKSFATGLSGKLATGDIVSVIAPDYKKRGTTVIPAELKYVEVIAVTANTGYDTDTGGQRGNEDEKQLPSTVTLLASPEQSKILAELEADGKLHLSLVYRGSKENAAKFIEAQDKVIEELYPSAKVQTAEEKTESTGAENTGNIKPDTPKEGE
- a CDS encoding AAA family ATPase — translated: MLNFIKGSIFSRNTGVKAQAAEAEKDVQVLAVWGSPSSGKTTVSVKLAKHLADKKRNVVLLLCDMTAPMLPCICPPSDLEWERSLGSILAATHVTDTLIKQNCITHKKISYLTLIGMLKGENVFTYPPYNAELATELLDHLRDIAPYVIIDCSSYIANDILSAVALMEADSVLRLVNCDLKSISYLSSQLPLLKDNKWDADKQYKVASNVKTNQASEHIEQVLGNVVFKIPHSDELENQALAGDLFRDLVLKDSRGFRKEIEKIAKEVFGI